The genomic region GCACAACTTCTGCCAGTAAAATTTGCCGCCGTTTTCCCGGAAAAATACAGGTATTAAAAACGTTAGGTAGCGGCCAACGACACATAAAGTCGGCCCGAAGCCAGAAAGTGGGCGCAACCGATTGCTTGGTGCTACTCTCTCCTGGTGAGCTAACACTCATTCCAATTTCCCCATGAATCACGCTTTCCTCGCTGCTCTGCTCTTTGCCTGCGGAACAGTGCAAGCCCAGACCACCCTGCGCCTGACCAGTGTGCCCGCCGCCACGCCCGCCGGGGCCACGCTGTATCTGGCCGGCACCGTCAATAACTGGAGCCCAAGCAGTGCGGCCCACACCTTCAGCCGCAACCCCGACGGCACCTACCAGCTGACGCTGCCGGCTACCGTCACGGGTACCATTGAGTTCAAGTTTACGCGCGGCTCCTGGGCCACGGTGGAGGCCGACGCCCAGTTCAACGACATCGGTAACCGCCGCTACACCATTGGCAGCGGCCCGGCTACCGTGGACCTGCAGGTGGCCGCCTGGAAAGACCAGGGTAGTGGCGGCGGTAGCTGCCAGAGCACTGCGCTGCAGCCGAACGTGCGGGTTATTAGCACCGCGTTCCAGATGCCGCAGCTGGGCCGCACGCGCCGCGTGTGGGTCTATCTGCCCAACGACTATGCCACGGCTTCCAATAAGCGCTACCCGGTGCTGTATATGCACGACGGCCAGAACGTGTTTGACGCCTGCACCAGCTTTTCGGGCGAGTGGGGCGTGGATGAAACCCTGAGCCAACTGCAGCAGCAAGGCCTGGATGCTACCGGCTCAATTGTGGTGGCCGTGGACAACGGCGGCGCCGACCGGCTCAACGAAATGTCGCCGTGGAATAACCCGCAGTACGGCGGCGGCCAGGGCGACCAGTACGTGGATTTCATGGCCCAGACGCTTAAGCCCTACATCGACCAGAACTACCGCACCCTCACGGGCCGCGAGTACACGGGCATTACGGGCAGCAGCATGGGTGGCCTGATTTCCACCTACGCCGCCCTGAAGTATCCGCAGGTGTACAGCAAGGTGGGCGTGTTTTCGCCGGCCTTTTGGTTTGCGCAGGCGCCCTTGTTCCAGTACCTGCGCCAGCACCCGGCCAACCCCGACACGCGGTTCTACTTCGTGAGTGGCACCACGGAAAGCCAGACGATGGTACCGCTGATGCAGGCCATGCGCGACTCATTGGCTCGTGGTGGTGTGCCGGCTGCCAACCTGAGCTTCAACGCCCGCCCCGACGGGCAGCATGCCGAGTGGTTCTGGAAACGCGAGTTTTCGGCGGCGTACCAGTGGCTGAACGCGCCGGCAGCGCCGCTGAGCACGAAAGGCAACGCAGCGCATCTGGCATTCAGTGCCTACCCGATGCCTGCCAAAAACCAGCTGCGCGTGGAGCTGCCCACGGGCGTGCGGGAAGCGCGGCTGGAGGTGCTCGACGCCACCGGCCGGGTAGTACTGAAAGACAAAGTTCGCTCCGGCGACTCGGTGAACGTGAGCGGCCTGGCCCGCGGTACGTACTTCCTGCGCGTGTCGGGCGGCCACAAATTGGGCACGCAGACCCTTGTGAAGGAGTAGGTGCGGTTTTGCCCGGCACCCGGCCCAAACGGCCGGCAGCGGGTTAACAGGTTGAGGGCAGTTGGCCGCTGTTGGCAGAAAGATTTCAATAGCCTGCCGAAGAATTTGCTTGCGCGCTAACGAACCTCAAGTACCTTTGTGGCGTTCAAGCCCCTGATTACTCTCTGAACCATGATTTTTTCGACGACGCAGCAAGCTTGGTGGTGGCCCTACGGAAATTCCGGACGGGACAGCCTGTGCGTGCGTTAGAATCGAATCCTTTTCTTCGCAACGACTCTACAGAAAGCCCGGCCGACCGCCGGGCT from Hymenobacter canadensis harbors:
- a CDS encoding alpha/beta hydrolase-fold protein; protein product: MNHAFLAALLFACGTVQAQTTLRLTSVPAATPAGATLYLAGTVNNWSPSSAAHTFSRNPDGTYQLTLPATVTGTIEFKFTRGSWATVEADAQFNDIGNRRYTIGSGPATVDLQVAAWKDQGSGGGSCQSTALQPNVRVISTAFQMPQLGRTRRVWVYLPNDYATASNKRYPVLYMHDGQNVFDACTSFSGEWGVDETLSQLQQQGLDATGSIVVAVDNGGADRLNEMSPWNNPQYGGGQGDQYVDFMAQTLKPYIDQNYRTLTGREYTGITGSSMGGLISTYAALKYPQVYSKVGVFSPAFWFAQAPLFQYLRQHPANPDTRFYFVSGTTESQTMVPLMQAMRDSLARGGVPAANLSFNARPDGQHAEWFWKREFSAAYQWLNAPAAPLSTKGNAAHLAFSAYPMPAKNQLRVELPTGVREARLEVLDATGRVVLKDKVRSGDSVNVSGLARGTYFLRVSGGHKLGTQTLVKE